From Deltaproteobacteria bacterium HGW-Deltaproteobacteria-18, a single genomic window includes:
- a CDS encoding addiction module toxin RelE, with the protein MARPLRIEFPGAVYHVTSRGNAQAAIFADDVDRNTFLAVLRQTLRRFNVLCHAYCLMTNHFHLLLETPDANLSKAMRQLNSVYTQAFNRRHGRVGHVLQGRFKAIVVDREAYLLELCRYVVLNPVRAGMVKDVGKHPWSSYRATAGFDKEPEFLSVGWILEHFGLDRKSARMEYRRFIEAGMDEEDSPWDELKGQCFLGDDAFLEKLFPMLKEKSALREVPRIQRFADRPSLESILANTAGREERDRSIVKACLEFGYTQAQVAAETGLHYSTVSRIIRREESRFKI; encoded by the coding sequence ATGGCCAGACCCCTCCGCATAGAATTCCCGGGAGCCGTCTATCACGTGACGTCCCGTGGCAACGCCCAGGCCGCCATTTTTGCTGATGACGTCGACAGGAATACGTTCCTGGCCGTCCTCCGTCAGACTTTACGTCGGTTCAATGTGCTTTGCCATGCCTACTGTCTGATGACCAATCACTTCCATCTGCTTCTTGAAACCCCGGACGCCAATCTGTCCAAAGCCATGCGCCAGCTCAACAGCGTCTACACGCAGGCCTTCAACCGGCGGCATGGACGGGTAGGGCATGTGCTGCAAGGGCGGTTCAAGGCCATTGTGGTGGACCGGGAGGCGTATCTTTTGGAGCTGTGCCGGTACGTCGTGCTCAATCCCGTGAGGGCCGGGATGGTCAAGGATGTCGGGAAACACCCGTGGTCCAGCTACCGGGCTACCGCCGGATTCGACAAGGAGCCGGAGTTCCTTTCCGTGGGCTGGATTCTGGAGCATTTTGGACTCGACCGGAAAAGCGCACGCATGGAATATCGACGTTTCATCGAGGCGGGGATGGATGAGGAAGACTCACCTTGGGATGAGTTGAAGGGGCAGTGTTTCCTCGGTGACGATGCGTTTCTCGAAAAGCTGTTTCCCATGCTCAAGGAAAAAAGCGCCCTCAGGGAAGTCCCCCGCATCCAGCGCTTCGCCGACCGCCCCAGTCTGGAGAGCATCCTTGCGAACACGGCGGGTAGGGAAGAGCGCGATAGGTCCATCGTCAAAGCGTGTCTCGAATTCGGCTATACCCAGGCCCAAGTGGCTGCCGAGACCGGTCTTCATTATTCGACCGTGAGCAGGATTATTCGGCGCGAAGAATCAAGATTCAAGATCTGA
- a CDS encoding sulfite exporter TauE/SafE family protein produces the protein MPGIEFLLVFGIWLVGGFVSGVSGIGGAMIAVPIAATFIPMHELIPLTCITNVAMDGCLACLHFRHCRMSAMLPMLLGSIPGAFAGLFALQMLSGAILQGAVGALLLCYVYWQLTFRIKAARAESWGYGGAAGFGSGLLGTAISFDGPPVGAYGLYVGWQPRVFLGTLGVFFILRGSMTCALQAGAGLYTQAVLGYALYGVPATMLGTLCAFPVIRHIPVAHFRRLLLLVIALAGLVCLWRSVS, from the coding sequence ATGCCTGGAATTGAGTTTCTTCTTGTGTTCGGCATATGGCTTGTCGGCGGTTTCGTCTCCGGCGTCAGCGGAATAGGCGGTGCCATGATAGCCGTTCCGATAGCCGCCACGTTCATCCCGATGCATGAACTCATACCGCTGACCTGCATCACCAACGTCGCCATGGACGGGTGTCTCGCGTGCCTGCATTTCCGCCATTGTCGCATGTCGGCCATGTTGCCCATGCTGCTTGGCTCGATCCCCGGAGCGTTCGCCGGCCTGTTCGCCCTCCAGATGCTGTCCGGGGCCATTCTGCAAGGCGCAGTCGGAGCATTGCTGCTGTGTTACGTGTATTGGCAGCTCACGTTCCGCATCAAAGCCGCCCGCGCCGAATCGTGGGGATATGGGGGCGCCGCCGGGTTCGGGTCGGGCCTGCTGGGGACGGCCATATCGTTCGATGGGCCGCCTGTGGGCGCCTACGGACTGTATGTCGGTTGGCAGCCACGGGTCTTCCTGGGAACGCTCGGCGTGTTCTTCATCCTCCGCGGATCCATGACATGTGCCCTTCAAGCCGGAGCCGGGCTCTACACCCAGGCTGTGCTCGGCTACGCGTTATACGGCGTGCCGGCCACAATGCTGGGCACGCTGTGCGCGTTTCCCGTCATCAGACACATCCCCGTCGCGCATTTCAGGCGCCTCCTTCTCCTCGTTATCGCACTCGCCGGACTCGTGTGTCTGTGGAGGTCCGTGTCTTGA
- a CDS encoding transcriptional regulator — translation MIRYNDKEYRCPVEVTMGMVSGKWKCLILWHLHEGPVRYKELERIVPGVSQKMLTQQLKEMENDGLLARTVFPEVPPRVEYELTELGHSVFPILETMHNWAVEKFVIESV, via the coding sequence ATGATCAGATACAATGACAAAGAATACCGCTGTCCCGTCGAAGTGACCATGGGAATGGTCAGCGGAAAGTGGAAGTGCTTGATTTTATGGCATTTGCATGAAGGCCCTGTCCGGTACAAGGAACTTGAGCGCATTGTTCCCGGGGTAAGCCAGAAGATGCTGACCCAGCAATTGAAGGAGATGGAAAATGATGGGTTGTTGGCGCGTACCGTCTTTCCGGAGGTGCCTCCTCGGGTGGAATATGAACTGACCGAGTTGGGACACAGCGTGTTTCCCATTCTCGAGACGATGCATAATTGGGCAGTTGAGAAGTTTGTCATTGAATCCGTCTGA
- a CDS encoding lactoylglutathione lyase family protein: protein MTYPRNFSHIGITVTNLEEAVKFYTEVMGWYLIMEPTEIKADDSAIGVMCNDVFGEGWGSFKIAHLSTGDRIGIELFEFPNSTRREDNFEYWKTGVFHYSVQDPDVEGLAAKIVAHGGKQRMPVREYYPGEKPYRMVYCEDPFGNIVEIYSHSYELTYSAGAYQD, encoded by the coding sequence ATGACTTATCCGAGAAATTTTTCCCACATAGGCATCACCGTGACAAACCTTGAAGAGGCCGTCAAATTCTACACTGAAGTCATGGGCTGGTACCTGATCATGGAGCCCACTGAAATCAAGGCAGACGACTCCGCCATCGGCGTGATGTGCAACGACGTCTTTGGCGAAGGCTGGGGAAGCTTCAAAATCGCCCACCTCTCAACCGGCGACAGGATCGGCATCGAACTGTTCGAATTCCCCAATTCCACACGCCGTGAGGACAACTTCGAATATTGGAAGACCGGCGTGTTCCACTACTCAGTACAGGATCCCGACGTCGAAGGTCTGGCCGCCAAGATCGTCGCCCACGGAGGCAAGCAGCGTATGCCCGTCCGTGAATACTATCCTGGCGAAAAGCCCTACCGGATGGTCTACTGCGAGGATCCATTTGGCAACATCGTGGAAATTTACAGCCACAGCTATGAACTGACATACTCCGCTGGAGCATATCAGGATTAG
- a CDS encoding Fic family protein, which translates to MITTKSLFITPEMLTLTAQIDEFKGAWQALGSIAPERLSALRRVATIESVGSSTRIEGSALSDSDVEKLLANLAIGSFATRDEQEVAGYAETMERIFKSFDHISLTENHIRQLHRDLLLHSDKDERHRGNYKTSPNNVAAFDAEGTLIGIVFETATPFDTPRRMRELLDWTQATLGTRSLHPLLVIGIFTVAFLAIHPFQDGNGRLSRILTTLLLLRCGYAYTPFSSLESVIEQNKEGYYLALRQTQATLNSNAQDWQPWLTFFLRALHTQMQRLAAKMERERLLQHTLPDLSRRIVEHAREHGRVTIKEMTLLTGTSRNTLKEHFQRLLKNGMLERNGQGRGVWYRVK; encoded by the coding sequence ATGATCACGACGAAAAGCCTTTTCATCACACCTGAAATGCTCACCCTGACAGCCCAAATCGACGAGTTCAAAGGCGCGTGGCAGGCTCTGGGATCGATCGCGCCGGAACGGCTGTCCGCCCTGCGACGGGTAGCGACCATCGAAAGCGTGGGCTCTTCCACACGAATCGAGGGCAGCGCCCTGTCCGACAGCGACGTGGAGAAGCTCCTGGCAAATCTCGCCATAGGCTCCTTTGCCACACGGGACGAGCAGGAAGTTGCCGGGTACGCGGAAACAATGGAACGGATTTTCAAATCCTTCGATCATATCAGCCTGACGGAAAACCATATCCGCCAGCTGCACCGGGACTTACTGCTTCACAGCGACAAGGACGAAAGGCATCGCGGCAACTACAAGACGTCACCCAATAACGTGGCGGCCTTTGACGCAGAGGGAACGCTGATCGGCATCGTCTTTGAGACGGCCACGCCCTTCGACACCCCGAGGCGCATGCGCGAACTGCTGGACTGGACGCAGGCAACTCTGGGAACCCGGAGCCTGCACCCTCTTCTGGTCATCGGCATATTCACAGTGGCTTTCCTGGCCATCCATCCTTTCCAGGACGGCAACGGCAGGCTTTCGCGCATCCTCACAACGCTTTTGTTGCTGCGCTGCGGCTATGCCTATACGCCCTTCAGTTCCCTGGAAAGCGTGATCGAACAGAACAAGGAAGGCTACTACCTGGCCCTGCGCCAAACCCAGGCTACCCTGAACTCGAATGCGCAGGACTGGCAGCCATGGCTGACCTTCTTCCTGCGCGCCCTGCACACGCAGATGCAACGCCTGGCCGCCAAGATGGAAAGGGAACGCCTGCTGCAACACACCCTGCCGGACCTGTCCCGCCGCATCGTGGAACACGCCCGCGAACACGGTCGCGTTACCATCAAGGAAATGACTCTCCTGACCGGAACCAGCAGAAATACGCTGAAAGAGCATTTCCAGAGGTTGCTAAAGAATGGGATGCTGGAAAGGAATGGTCAGGGGCGGGGTGTTTGGTACAGGGTCAAGTAG